The DNA segment TCACCAGAAATAATGGGGTAGAAGCCTGCCCCTTCTTGCTCCGTCTTTACGCCGAGCGTCCGGCATAAACTTCTGAGGTTTCCTCAGAAGACGCGGACTTGGAAACCTCGGCGCAGGCGGTGCGCTTCTTGCTCCGGGCATATTCTGAGGAAACCTCAGAATGTCCGGTGCGCTTCTAGGGGGACTTTTTTGGCTCTGGGAAACGAGCGATTAAACTTCTAATTAACTCAGATTTGGTCATACCTCTATTTGCGGCTTCTGTTTCCAGTTGCCGTTTTTCGTATTCAGTAAGTCTGACAAAGATTTTTTCAGTTTTCATAAAAACGTGCGGACA comes from the Lusitaniella coriacea LEGE 07157 genome and includes:
- a CDS encoding plasmid mobilization protein; this translates as MKTEKIFVRLTEYEKRQLETEAANRGMTKSELIRSLIARFPEPKKSP